From Trichoderma atroviride chromosome 1, complete sequence, one genomic window encodes:
- a CDS encoding uncharacterized protein (EggNog:ENOG41) yields MPLIMNIEDIDSLDGLAPRACELCRRKDKVFRCSACLAVYYCGRDCQVQDREDHKIPCKLLRKAHKRYREEEQKLREWQEDLDTPENVFEEHAGRFWRIMGTRPYMVARFDLAHIMNDSYGTPGGPRDLVQDMLDHYLDMLRLSRSDGLGVREIIPALYVRLGRDQDAYDFLRWYADVNENPDYDWGNMSLPFVDTKNADALEEPLQRAWTAKSYLDLSHAVTLLLVKVRILLDLQTVQNTTTALGGTFPPEIIGLIDGKLVRRDTLLRHQSLLSRPEKLEPLMKKIKSQIREVYKAVGEYNPHFWNLMVNNPDACVLQRPQLDGYAQRSEEEALFILDYTFAAWYETPGAVKMLRDLAKS; encoded by the coding sequence ATGCCTCTCATTATGAACATCGAAGACATCGACAGCCTCGATGGTCTAGCGCCACGGGCCTGCGAACTATGTAGGCGAAAAGACAAAGTCTTCCGCTGCTCAGCGTGCCTGGCTGTATACTATTGTGGACGAGACTGCCAGGTCCAAGACCGTGAGGATCACAAGATTCCATGCAAGTTGCTCAGGAAAGCACATAAGCGCTAcagggaagaggagcagaagctgcGTGAGTGGCAGGAAGATCTCGACACACCGGAAAACGTCTTTGAAGAGCACGCTGGTCGTTTCTGGAGAATCATGGGAACGCGTCCGTATATGGTTGCGCGGTTTGATCTGGCACACATCATGAATGACAGCTACGGCACCCCTGGTGGCCCGAGGGATCTTGTGCAGGATATGCTGGACCATTATTTGGACATGTTGCGACTGAGCCGCTCAGACGGCCTGGGAGTGCGCGAGATAATTCCTGCACTATACGTTCGACTCGGCAGAGACCAAGATGCCTACGATTTCCTTAGGTGGTATGCGGACGTTAATGAGAATCCGGACTACGATTGGGGCAACATGAGTCTACCTTTTGTCGATACCAAAAATGCAGACGCACTTGAGGAACCTCTACAACGAGCGTGGACAGCCAAGTCGTATCTTGATTTGAGCCACGCTGTGACACTGCTGTTGGTCAAGGTGCGAATCTTGCTCGACCTCCAGACCGTCCAAAACACCACCACTGCGCTTGGCGGCACGTTCCCACCCGAAATTATCGGACTCATTGACGGGAAGCTTGTCCGCCGCGATACCTTGTTACGGCATCAAAGTCTGTTGAGCAGGCCGGAAAAGCTCGAgccgctgatgaagaagatcaagagcCAAATCAGAGAGGTATACAAGGCCGTTGGAGAATACAACCCGCATTTCTGGAACCTGATGGTGAACAACCCGGACGCTTGTGTTTTGCAAAGGCCGCAGCTTGATGGATATGCACAGCGatcggaagaagaggctttgTTTATCCTCGACTATACTTTTGCTGCGTGGTATGAGACGCCGGGAGCTGTCAAGATGCTTCGAGACTTGGCCAAGAGCTAG
- a CDS encoding uncharacterized protein (BUSCO:EOG092D1Z45), protein MSRRLGGGRILGSGKGLGPTPPARSSSPFAPSESTVSVASSSISPPASGSLADLSQDIGSSISVGAQPKGSSADPSSLLCPICSEEMLTLLQLNRHIDDTHQELPAEEQNEVKTWFDKQVLKAKRFQPLSMINMKLRGLEVFESNETSFITPPQAPIASASKLPIEAPVDPEEFITRHHWQRSTGYDMCTDPTCGKGLGPINGNVNCRKCGRLFCEQHTMYQMKLSRSANHEPVRGYWARVCETCYKSREGYNDHNGTSVDHTDMFKAIRRKKVERQTLEISRLEKRLTKLTRLLANSPEALTNASNGSILAPVQSLTGQKNPRKLIEQSVVTWEEDDKVPECPFCHQEFGSWTFRRHHCRICGRVVCGDPQTGCSSEVSLSIASPTGPGAEKPPSTTTGHVAVDIRMCKDCNSTIFSSRDFAASLAHRPPDQRAYETLRQFERGIRQLLPSFHRALLALQPEVKENGEVDLNKPPPTHAQIQEASKIRKRLIDSFTKYGSAAKRLRDLNADNPTQQRLQIAVYASASTFLHTNMLPLKNLPQLLRHRSTPSTSSSHSHFLPSTNHSASSLRHSELAESENASQAASETSTVVSLLETEEKDLRERLAVLEEQKFMVEEMVKSATGSRRFEEVSALSRNMDELNGEIQGLRKKIGDVEKKWEVAYRNGS, encoded by the exons ATGTCTCGCAggctcggcggcggcaggaTCCTGGGCAGTGGAAAGGGCCTTGGCCCGACCCCTCCGGCTCGATCCTCCAGTCCCTTTGCTCCGTCCGAGAGCACCGTTTCCgtggcctcgtcgtcgatATCGCCACCTGCGAGCGGCAGTCTAGCCGACCTGAGCCAGGATATTggctccagcatcagcgtCGGGGCACAGCCAAAGGGCAGCTCGGCGGACCCGTCGAGCCTTCTGTGCCCCATCTGCAGCGAAGAGATG CTCACTTTGCTCCAACTCAACCGCCATATCGATGACACCCACCAAGAGCTCCCTGCCGAAGAACAGAACGAAGTCAAGACATGGTTCGACAAACAGGTCCTCAAAGCGAAGCGCTTCCAGCCGCTGTCGATGATCAACATGAAGCTGCGCGGCCTCGAAGTCTTCGAATCAAACGAAACCAGCTTTATTACGCCGCCGCAAGCCCCAATAGCGTCCGCCAGCAAGCTCCCGATTGAAGCTCCCGTCGACCCGGAGGAATTCATAACGAGACATCACTGGCAGCGCTCTACGGGATATGACATGTGCACGGATCCGACTTGTGGAAAGGGGCTCGGACCTATCAACGGAAACGTCAACTGCAGGAAATGCGGACGCCTCTTTTGCGAGCAGCACACCATGTACCAGATGAAACTGAGTAGAAGTGCCAACCACGAGCCTGTCCGCGGTTACTGGGCTAGAGTATGCGAAACATGCTACAAGTCTAGAGAGGGATACAACGACCATAACGGAACATCGGTAGATCACACAGACATGTTCAAGGCCATCAGGCGGAAAAAGGTCGAAAGACAGACTCTGGAAATCTCGCGCCTCGAGAAGAGGTTGACGAAGCTCACGAGACTGCTTGCAAACTCTCCAGAGGCGCTCACAAACGCATCAAACGGCTCAATATTAGCTCCTGTCCAGTCACTGACCGGCCAAAAGAACCCTCGGAAATTGATTGAACAGTCGGTAGTGACATGggaggaagacgacaagGTGCCAGAGTGCCCATTTTGCCATCAAGAATTCGGCTCCTGGACGTTTAGGCGGCATCATTGCCGAATATGCGGCCGCGTAGTGTGCGGAGATCCTCAGACTGGCTGTTCATCTGAAGTCAGCTTAAGCATTGCTAGTC CAACTGGTCCTGGCGCAGAGAAACCTCCATCGACTACTACCGGCCATGTGGCTGTGGATATCAGAATGTGCAAGGATTGCAATAGTACCATCTTCTCTAGTCGTGACTTTGCAGCATCCCTGGCGCATAGACCTCCAGATCAGCGAGCCTATGAAACCCTTCGACAATTTGAAAGGGGTATACGGCAGCTTCTGCCGAGCTTCCATCGAGCTCTTTTGGCATTACAACCAGAAGTGAAGGAAAACGGAGAAGTTGATCTCAACAAACCTCCACCTACACACGCACAAATCCAAGAAGCGAGCAAGATACGGAAACGCCTAATAGACAGCTTCACCAAATACGGATCTGCCGCCAAGAGGCTGCGCGACTTGAATGCGGATAACCCGACTCAACAAAGACTTCAGATCGCTGTGTATGCTTCAGCGAGCACATTTCTACATACCAACATGCTGCCGCTTAAAAATCTACCGCAGCTCCTTCGTCACCGATCTACGCCATCCACCTCTTCATCACACTCACACTTTCTCCCCTCAACAAATCACTCGGCGTCAAGCCTACGGCATTCCGAGCTTGCCGAATCAGAAAACGCCTCTCAGGCGGCCAGCGAGACCAGCACGGTGGTCAGCTTGCTGGAGACGGAAGAAAAGGACCTGCGAGAGCGCCTCGCCGTGCTCGAAGAACAAAAATTCATGGTCGAAGAAATGGTCAAGTCAGCCACCGGATCAAGGAGATTCGAAGAAGTCAGCGCCTTGTCTCGGAATATGGATGAGCTGAATGGCGAGATACAGGggttgaggaagaagattggggacgtggagaagaagtggGAGGTGGCTTACCGGAATGGATCATGA
- a CDS encoding uncharacterized protein (EggNog:ENOG41~TransMembrane:1 (i231-251o)) has protein sequence MSESPVADEQPLATDGQARRANKGGRKPLSCLACRRHKLKCDRRVPCGTCTRFRREKFCRLNPAPPRPGRPRGSGDTAAQGDAASPEGAYTVDASVREPIACADASAGVGLALRNSQLAAAETSDVPSFFRALGLDANTTSVPVSSLAQLLAEIQRANQPSLLWNMMEGDANRRYWETQLRSALPSRSMCDLMVNYYLDHINWIFQITHVPSFRRQYDDFWDARDSREMDFMFTALLFTIISVSALFIPPVTAEIFGCPKESVRDLVHVWHKVSHQALRAGDYESKPCIVQLQTFSITQFYWYSTNKIDTLNSRLGQAVRTAQTLGLDKDLSPSQTLHDEMRHRIWWDLVDSDTFQSICLGRPPLIRLETPGVPLPLNCNDDDITDTFLRPRPDNEPTMMMLNIFRARFFKLMNNHICYGDPSGSDSYETICKLDEEVLNITRSYPWFFQLDQEGRPPPLPHPMGEIITWQNHIIRTCISTQRIRMYRPFISHRIGDSWAKCTEAAEDAMAVYRTLRRNKSSTSLQKFLPQAYQVFSVAVTVTALLLVEGSLPIPNVWQQIRNMADDLKILEDEGCVSPVASRGRQVLTRMLSLVDMGNNGAPVPEVTDDLVADIGFIFGGEEAAQTYLQRLASRNLRHSGRDASVPSTVSEQKATPTSMSSSAYSHSGFQNLAGHHGVVDASIVESAGYMVGPPQQQQHQPTNVYQMDLMMDDMVLQNMLNFDMTAMMADSRFE, from the exons ATGTCCGAATCTCCGGTCGCTGACGAGCAGCCTCTGGCGACGGACGGCCAGGCAAGGCGAGCCAACAAAGGCGGCCGCAAGCCCTTGAGCTGCCTTGCATGTCGCCGCCACAAGCTCAAGTGCGACCGCAGAGTGCCCTGCGGCACCTGCACTCGCTTTCGCCGCGAGAAGTTCTGCCGCCTGAATCCGGCGCCGCCGAGGCCAGGCCGGCCAAGGGGCAGCGGCGACACGGCGGCTCAGGGCGATGCCGCATCGCCGGAGGGCGCCTACACCGTGGATGCTTCGGTCCGAGAGCCCATTGCATGCGCTGATGCCTCTGCCGGCGTGGGCCTCGCGCTCCGGAACAGtcagctggctgctgctgagaccAGCGATGtgccctccttcttccgGGCCCTCGGCTTAGACGCAAACACCACGTCCGTTCCCGTTTCTTCGCTTGCACAGCTCCTCGCCGAGATTCAGCGCGCGAACCAGCCGTCCCTGCTCTGGAACATGATGGAGGGAGACGCCAACCGGCGGTACTGGGAGACGCAGCTGCGGTCTGCATTGCCGTCGCGGTCCATGTGCGACCTGATGGTCAACTACTACCTCGATCACATCAACTGGATCTTCCAGATCACGCACGTGCCGTCGTTTCGGCGCCAGTATGACGACTTTTGGGATGCCAGGGACAGCCGGGAGATGGACTTTATGTTCACGGCACTCCTCTTCACCATCATCTCGGTCAGCGCCCTGTTTATACCTCCTGTGACGGCTGAGATATTCGGATGTCCGAAAGAGTCGGTCCGGGatcttgtacatgtatggCACAAGGTCTCTCACCAAGCCTTGCGGGCTGGGGACTACGAGTCAAAGCCGTGCATTGTGCAGCTCCAGACCTTTTCCATTACGCAGTTTTACTGGTATTCCACCAACAAAATCGATACACTGAACTC ACGGTTGGGGCAGGCTGTGAGGACTGCTCAGACTCTCGGACTGGATAAAGATCTGAGTCCTTCTCAAACGCTGcatgatgagatgagacaCCGTATATGGTGGGATCTCGTTGATTCAGACAC ATTCCAATCCATCTGCTTGGGCCGCCCTCCACTGATTCGCTTAGAGACTCCGGGAGTCCCTCTACCACTCAACtgcaacgacgacgacatcacCGATACATTCCTGCGGCCACGTCCCGATAATGAGCCGACTATGATGATGCTGAATATCTTTAGAGCCCGATTCTTTAAGCTGATGAACAATCATATTTGCTATGGCGATCCCAGCGGCAGCGACTCCTACGAGACCATCTGCAAACTAGACGAAGAGGTCCTCAACATTACAAGATCTTACCCCTGGTTCTTCCAGCTCGATCAAGAGGGCCGTCCACCTCCTCTGCCCCATCCAATGGGAGAGATCATCACCTGGCAAAACCACATTATCCGCACATGCATCAGTACCCAGCGCATTCGCATGTACCGCCCCTTCatatcgcatcgcatcggcGACTCGTGGGCCAAATGCACCGAAGCAGCCGAGGACGCCATGGCCGTATACAGAACCCTCCGACGGAACAAATCCAGCACCTCGCTTCAAAAGTTCCTCCCGCAGGCATACCAGGTGTTTTCCGTTGCCGTGACGGTCACGGCGCTTCTCCTGGTGGAAGGCTCGTTGCCCATACCGAATGTTTGGCAGCAGATTAGGAACATGGCGGACGATCTCAAGATactggaagatgagggcTGTGTATCTCCTGTTGCGAGCCGCGGGAGACAGGTCTTGACAAGGATGCTAAGCTTGGTAGATATGGGAAACAATGGCGCTCCGGTACCCGAAGTGACGGATGACCTGGTCGCTGATATaggcttcatctttggcggagAGGAAGCTGCTCAGACGTATTTGCAGAGACTGGCATCTCGGAATCTACGGCATAGCGGGCGTGACGCTTCGGTGCCGTCCACAGTGTCGGAACAGAAGGCTACGCCGACGTCTATGAGCAGCTCAGCGTATTCACATTCTGGGTTCCAGAATCTAGCTGGTCATCATGGCGTGGTGGATGCGTCCATTGTAGAATCGGCGGGGTATATGGTAGGaccgccgcagcagcagcaacaccagccTACGAATGTGTACCAGATGGATCTCATGATGGATGATATGGTGTTGCAGAATATGCTGAATTTCGAtatgacggcgatgatggctgATTCACGGTTTGAGTGA
- a CDS encoding uncharacterized protein (EggNog:ENOG41) — MSSASSSSGSSSDSTSDTDSTLNAHMKFFDLDDGDEDREELAACPLFTHGVLKYGTSLEENPFTQYGLLGGVVENNGVAHGSVDDVAKDHRLYFNATAPSSVFICGSQGSGKSHTLSCLLENCLMQSEANVLPRPLTGIVFHYDPWVSATRGTPCEAAYLASAKDVSVRVLCPPTNVRQIEDIYSKLPNVKVEILRINQSDLNTKRMMDLMAVSSVQGSMPLYLHVVQRILRDLRIEQQQNNTSFNYLEFKNRLMREDLATGQLVPLQQRLETLESFMVKEQVVNVAGKAVKKNIGKGIDWKPKAGQLTIIDLSCPCVTEETACSLFNICLSLFLEQNPEIGRVVALDEAHKYMTETAECEVLTQALLSNIRLQRHLGLRVIISTQEPTISPKLLDLCSVTIVHRFTSPDWLQSLKKHLAGASISLLNKNQQTSTGHSNGEDSNNGLVADLNPNEFAMKLFSKIVALRRGQALLFCPSAIIDVLTTSLKSENGLSTSNGWDDAQVSVLEEVSPQLIKLSHGHMKIRVRKRMTQDGGRSIMAA, encoded by the exons atgagttccgcatcctcgtcttcgggCAGCAGCTCGGATTCAACAAGCGATACTGACTCTACGCTTAATGCGCACATGAAGTTCTTTGATctagatgatggcgatgaagacagaGAAGAGCTTGCTGCATGCCCGTTGTTCACCCATGGTGTCCTCAAGTATGGAACTTCTTTGGAAGAGAACCCTTTTACCCAATATGGCCTACTTGGCGGAGTGGTCGAGAACAACGGTGTGGCCCATGGCAGCGTCGATGATGTTGCAAAAGACCATCGGCTGTATTTCAACGCAACGGCGCCATCAAGCGTCTTCATCTGCGGCAGCCAAGGCTCTGGAAAGAGCCATACTCTGAGCTGTCTACTGGAGAACTGCCTCATGCAGTCAGAAGCAAATGTTCTGCCACGCCCACTGACTGGCATAGTATTTCACTACGATCCCTGGGTGTCGGCTACTCGAGGCACGCCTTGTGAGGCAGCCTACCTGGCCTCCGCCAAAGATGTCTCCGTGAGAGTTTTATGCCCTCCCACCAACGTTCGACAAATCGAG GATATTTACTCCAAACTGCCAAATGTCAAAGTGGAAATATTGCGCATCAACCAGTCCGACCTCAATACAAAGCGCATGATGGACTTGATGGCCGTAAGCTCTGTCCAAGGCAGCATGCCATTATACTTGCACGTCGTGCAGCGCATTCTACGAGACCTGCGGATCGAGCAGCAACAAAACAACACCTCTTTCAACTATCTTGAATTCAAGAACCGTCTCATGAGGGAGGATCTGGCCACTGGTCAACTGGTGCCTCTCCAACAACGACTCGAAACGCTGGAAAGTTTCATGGTGAAAGAGCAGGTAGTCAACGTGGCTGGCAAAGCTGTCAAGAAGAATATAGGAAAAGGAATAGATTGGAAGCCCAAG GCAGGTCAACTCACCATCATCGACCTCTCGTGCCCATGCGTGACCGAAGAGACAGCTTGCTCGCTCTTCAACATCTGTCTAAGCCTCTTCCTGGAGCAGAATCCGGAAATTGGTCGTGTTGTTGCTTTGGACGAAGCACACAAATACATGACGGAAACGGCAGAGTGTGAAGTGCTGACGCAGGCACTTCTTTCCAACATTCGTTTACAGCGTCACTTGGGCCTCCGAGTCATCATTTCGACCCAAGAGCCTACTATTTCACCCAAGTTGTTGGATTTATGCTCCGTCACGATTGTGCACCGATTCACCTCTCCTGACTGGTTACAAAGTCTCAAGAAGCACTTGGCCGGCGCGTCAATCTCGCTTCTGAACAAGAATCAGCAAACCAGCACCGGTCACTCCAATGGCGAAGACAGCAATAACGGCCTTGTTGCGGACCTGAATCCCAACGAATTCGCGATGAAGCTATTTAGCAAAATCGTGGCTCTTCGACGTGGCCAGGCCCTTTTATTCTGTCCATCTGCAATAATTGACGTGCTCACAACGTCACTGAAGTCGGAAAACGGTCTGTCTACCAGTAATGGATGGGATGATGCCCAAGTCTCCGTGTTAGAAGAAGTCAGCCCACAGCTTATCAAGCTGTCTCACGGCCATATGAAGATCCGGGTGCGCAAGAGGATGACgcaagatggaggaagaagcatcaTGGCTGCCTAA